The following coding sequences are from one Primulina eburnea isolate SZY01 chromosome 15, ASM2296580v1, whole genome shotgun sequence window:
- the LOC140813479 gene encoding calcium-dependent protein kinase 26, with translation MGNTCRGSFRSTPLQGYNQPEDQSNSEQNTASNSSDSCSPTVNSQHIVDTQQNHKKDPNLPALTSPRKESVMNRGANNQAYFVLGHKTPNIRDLYTLGRKLGQGQFGTTFLCTELSTGIEYACKSISKRKLISREDVEDVRREIQIMHHLAGHKNIVTIIGAYEDPLYVHIVMELCAGGELFDRIIQRGHYSERKAAELTKIVVGVVEACHSLGVMHRDLKPENFLLVNKDDDFSLKAIDFGLSVFFKPGQIFTDVVGSPYYVAPEVLLKNYGPEADVWTAGVILYILLSGVPPFWAENQQGIFDAVLKGHIDFNSDPWPLISESAKDLIRKMLCMRPSDRLTAHEVLCHPWICENGVAPDKSLDPAVLSRLKQFSAMNKLKKMALRVIAESLSEEEIAGLTEMFRAMDTDNSGAITFDELKAGLRKYGSTLKDTEIRDLMDAADVDNSGTIDYGEFIAATIHLNKLEREEHLLAAFQYFDKDGSGYITVDELQQACVEHGMTDVFLEDIIKEVDQDNDGRIDYGEFVAMMTKGNGVGRRTMRNSLNISMRDALGALTS, from the exons TTTCAGAAGCACACCATTACAGGGCTACAACCAGCCCGAAGATCAGTCCAACTCTGAACAGAACACCGCTTCTAACTCTTCTGATAGTTGCTCTCCCACCGTGAACTCGCAGCACATTGTTGACACACAACAAAACCACAAAAAGGACCCCAATTTGCCAGCCCTCACCAGTCCCAGGAAAGAGAGTGTCATGAACCGTGGTGCTAATAATCAAGCTTACTTTGTGTTAGGTCACAAGACTCCTAATATCCGAGATCTCTACACACTTGGGCGTAAATTAGGACAAGGCCAGTTTGGCACTACCTTTTTGTGCACTGAGTTGTCGACAGGCATTGAATATGCTTGCAAATCTATATCAAAAAGGAAGCTTATTTCCAGAGAAGATGTTGAAGATGTGAGAAGGGAGATTCAGATCATGCACCATCTGGCTGGTCACAAGAACATAGTCACCATCATAGGGGCATACGAAGACCCCCTTTATGTTCACATTGTGATGGAGCTTTGTGCTGGTGGTGAATTGTTCGACCGCATAATACAAAGGGGGCACTACAGCGAAAGAAAGGCGGCTGAACTGACTAAGATCGTTGTAGGAGTCGTGGAGGCTTGCCATTCACTTGGGGTTATGCATAGAGATCTTAAACCGGAGAACTTTTTGTTGGTCAATAAAGATGATGATTTCTCTCTTAAAGCAATTGATTTTGGTCTATCTGTTTTCTTCAAGCCAG gtcagattttcaccgatgtGGTTGGGAGCCCATACTATGTTGCACCGGAGgttcttttgaagaattatgGTCCAGAAGCAGATGTATGGACAGCAGGGGTGATACTATACATATTACTGAGCGGGGTGCCACCATTTTGGGCTG AAAATCAACAGGGAATATTTGATGCGGTTTTAAAGGGACACATAGATTTCAATTCTGACCCTTGGCCATTGATATCTGAAAGTGCTAAGGATCTTATCCGAAAGATGTTATGCATGAGACCTTCAGACCGGTTGACTGCCCATGAAGTATTGT GCCACCCTTGGATATGTGAAAATGGTGTTGCACCTGACAAATCCCTGGATCCAGCCGTACTTTCCCGCCTTAAACAGTTTTCTGCTAtgaataaattgaagaaaatggCTTTGCGG GTGATAGCTGAAAGCTTGTCTGAAGAGGAGATTGCTGGCTTGACAGAGATGTTTAGAGCCATGGACACTGATAATAGTGGTGCAATCACATTTGATGAGCTCAAAGCTGGTTTAAGAAAATATGGATCAACATTAAAAGATACAGAAATTCGTGATCTCATGGATGCA GCTGATGTAGACAATAGTGGAACAATTGACTATGGTGAATTTATAGCAGCAACAATTCATTTGAATAAACTAGAGCGCGAGGAACATCTTTTGGCAGCATTTCAATATTTTGACAAGGATGGGAGTGGTTATATTACAGTTGATGAACTTCAACAAGCTTGTGTTGAGCATGGTATGACAGATGTTTTCCTTGAAGATATTATCAAAGAAGTCGATCAAGACAAC GATGGAAGGATTGATTATGGGGAGTTTGTTGCTATGATGACTAAAGGAAATGGCGTTGGGAGGCGAACTATGCGGAACAGCTTAAATATTAGCATGAGAGATGCCCTGGGAGCTCTAACTTCATAA